One window from the genome of Bradyrhizobium xenonodulans encodes:
- a CDS encoding heparinase II/III family protein codes for MNRFARNMLARASSGSVALSRVWPGRTDRLIIAPHDLRTADATRAAEIYAGRFVFAGKIVNCHGRSIFDLEPPSEDWEVALLGFGWLRHLRAADTALTRANARALIEDWIANPANKRRPVARRADVLARRVISLLSQAPLVLNDTDNKFYRRYLRALAREIRFLRYTMVNIPDGVPKLQVLIALCYAALCLANQASHIRSASKKLSDELQRQILPDGGHISRNPGALIELLIDLLPLRQTFAARNIAPPPALLNAIDRMMPMLRFFRHGDGNFALFNGMSATPSDLLATLLAYDDTHGAPMANMPHTGFQRLDAGQTTLIIDTGPPPPAGVSHDAHAGCLSFELSSGISRIVTNCGMPTTGRDNWRPFARGTAAHSTLAYHDTSSCQFVEMSAMKRLLHGSPVTSGPVEVESYREIVQNGTLLTTSHDGYLSKFGAIHRRVLMIANDGVRIDGEDTLSPPQGGRFKGADADFALRFHLHPAVKASRLSDARGVMLVLPNRDVWTFEALDDKVDLEDSVFLAGNDGPRRTAQIVIRQDARQAPSIRWSFVRSTASPAVTNARRNARREPELPL; via the coding sequence ATGAACCGCTTCGCGCGGAACATGCTCGCGCGCGCGAGCAGCGGTTCCGTTGCGCTGTCGCGGGTCTGGCCCGGCCGTACCGACCGGCTGATCATCGCGCCGCATGATTTGCGCACGGCGGACGCGACCCGCGCCGCCGAGATCTACGCCGGTCGCTTCGTCTTCGCCGGCAAGATCGTCAATTGCCACGGCCGCTCGATCTTCGATCTCGAGCCGCCGTCGGAGGACTGGGAGGTTGCGCTACTCGGCTTCGGCTGGCTGCGACACCTGCGCGCCGCCGATACTGCGCTGACGCGGGCCAATGCGCGCGCGCTGATCGAGGACTGGATCGCCAACCCCGCCAACAAGCGCCGCCCGGTCGCGCGGCGCGCCGACGTGCTGGCACGGCGCGTGATCTCGCTGCTGTCGCAGGCCCCGCTGGTGCTCAACGACACCGACAACAAATTCTATCGTCGTTATCTGCGCGCGCTCGCACGCGAGATCCGTTTCCTGCGCTACACCATGGTCAACATTCCGGACGGGGTGCCGAAGCTCCAGGTGCTGATCGCGCTGTGCTACGCGGCGCTGTGCCTCGCCAATCAGGCGAGCCACATCCGCAGCGCCTCGAAAAAGCTCTCGGATGAATTGCAGCGACAGATCCTGCCGGACGGCGGACACATCTCCCGCAATCCCGGCGCGCTGATCGAGCTGCTGATCGACCTGTTGCCACTGCGACAGACCTTTGCCGCGCGCAACATCGCGCCGCCGCCAGCGCTGCTCAATGCGATCGACCGCATGATGCCGATGCTGCGCTTCTTCCGGCACGGCGACGGCAATTTCGCGCTGTTCAACGGCATGAGCGCGACGCCTTCGGACCTGCTCGCCACCCTGCTCGCCTATGACGACACCCACGGCGCGCCGATGGCGAACATGCCGCATACCGGCTTCCAGCGCCTCGATGCCGGCCAGACCACGCTGATCATCGACACCGGCCCGCCGCCGCCGGCCGGCGTCAGCCACGACGCCCATGCCGGCTGCCTGTCGTTCGAATTGTCTTCCGGCATCAGCCGCATCGTCACCAATTGCGGCATGCCGACCACAGGCCGCGACAATTGGCGGCCGTTCGCGCGCGGCACCGCTGCGCATTCGACGCTGGCTTATCACGACACGTCCTCATGCCAGTTCGTCGAGATGTCGGCGATGAAGCGCCTCCTGCACGGCTCGCCCGTCACCAGCGGCCCGGTCGAGGTCGAGAGCTATCGCGAAATCGTGCAGAACGGCACGCTGCTGACGACCTCGCATGACGGTTATCTCTCCAAGTTCGGCGCGATCCATCGCCGCGTGCTGATGATCGCCAATGACGGCGTGCGTATCGACGGCGAGGACACGCTGTCGCCGCCACAGGGCGGCCGTTTCAAGGGCGCAGATGCCGATTTCGCGCTGCGCTTCCATCTGCATCCCGCGGTGAAGGCGAGCCGGCTGTCGGATGCGCGCGGCGTCATGCTGGTGCTGCCGAACCGCGACGTCTGGACCTTCGAGGCGCTCGACGACAAGGTCGACCTCGAAGACAGCGTGTTCCTGGCCGGCAATGACGGGCCGCGTCGCACCGCGCAGATCGTGATCCGGCAGGACGCGCGCCAGGCTCCGTCGATCCGCTGGAGCTTTGTCCGTTCCACCGCTTCGCCCGCGGTCACCAATGCCCGCCGCAACGCCCGGCGCGAGCCGGAACTTCCGCTGTAA
- a CDS encoding RsmB/NOP family class I SAM-dependent RNA methyltransferase has product MPSQRFAPPSEVPGLAARRIAADIVDGVLHKHRTLDDQLDGGGAHPGLKTLADRDRALMRRLVATVLRRLGTLGHVLSRLLDKGIPSDAPRAQSALLIGAAQILWMDVPDHAAVDLSVRLVQSDRRAARYAGLVNAVLRRCAREGKALVDEVAAQSLDLPPWLLARWSAHYGEATARDMALALGHEPSLDLTVKSDAAQWASRLHGETLPTGTVRMLLHGSVTVLPGFAEGQWWVQDAAAALPARLFGDIKGKAVADLCAAPGGKTAQLALSGAHVTAIDRSPARVARLRENLTRLSLQAETVVADAVEWAGPAEGFDGILIDAPCTSTGTIRRHPDVAWLRQESDIAALTALQQRLLTKSVSLLKPGGTLVYCTCSLEPEEGEQAIATLLAAEAGLRRHPIEASEVSDLSEIITAAGDLRTLPSHLPNADPKLGGLDGFYAARLVKS; this is encoded by the coding sequence ATGCCATCTCAACGTTTCGCTCCTCCGTCCGAAGTGCCAGGTCTTGCGGCACGGCGGATTGCCGCCGACATCGTCGACGGCGTGCTGCACAAGCATCGCACGCTTGACGACCAGCTCGACGGCGGCGGCGCCCATCCCGGCTTGAAGACGCTCGCCGACCGCGACCGCGCGCTGATGCGGCGCCTGGTCGCGACCGTGCTGCGCCGGCTCGGCACGCTCGGCCATGTGCTGTCCCGCCTGCTCGACAAGGGCATTCCCTCCGACGCGCCGCGGGCGCAGAGCGCGCTCCTGATCGGCGCCGCGCAGATCCTCTGGATGGACGTGCCCGATCACGCCGCCGTCGATCTCTCCGTTCGTCTCGTGCAATCCGACCGGCGCGCCGCGCGCTATGCCGGCCTCGTCAACGCCGTCCTGCGCCGCTGCGCGCGCGAAGGCAAAGCGCTGGTGGATGAAGTCGCCGCGCAATCGCTGGACCTGCCGCCCTGGCTGCTGGCGCGCTGGAGCGCGCATTACGGCGAGGCGACCGCGCGGGACATGGCGCTCGCGCTCGGCCACGAACCCTCGCTCGATCTCACCGTGAAGTCGGACGCCGCACAATGGGCGAGCCGCCTGCATGGCGAGACGCTGCCGACGGGGACGGTACGGATGCTGCTGCACGGCTCGGTGACGGTGCTGCCGGGCTTTGCCGAAGGGCAGTGGTGGGTGCAGGACGCCGCCGCCGCGCTGCCGGCCCGGCTGTTCGGCGACATCAAGGGCAAGGCCGTTGCCGATCTCTGCGCCGCCCCCGGCGGTAAGACCGCACAGCTGGCGCTATCAGGCGCGCATGTCACGGCGATCGACCGCTCGCCGGCCCGGGTGGCACGCCTGCGCGAGAATCTGACGCGGCTGTCGCTCCAGGCCGAGACCGTCGTCGCCGACGCCGTGGAATGGGCCGGCCCCGCTGAGGGATTTGACGGTATCCTGATCGATGCGCCCTGCACCTCGACCGGCACGATCCGCCGCCACCCCGACGTCGCATGGCTCCGGCAGGAATCCGACATCGCCGCCCTGACAGCACTCCAACAGCGGCTGCTGACGAAATCCGTCTCGCTGCTCAAGCCCGGCGGCACCCTGGTCTACTGCACCTGTTCGCTGGAACCCGAAGAGGGCGAACAGGCGATCGCCACGCTGCTTGCCGCGGAGGCCGGCCTGCGCCGTCACCCGATCGAAGCTTCCGAGGTGTCGGATCTCAGCGAGATCATCACCGCCGCGGGCGATCTGCGCACCCTGCCGAGCCACCTGCCGAACGCCGATCCCAAGCTCGGCGGGCTCGACGGGTTCTACGCGGCGCGGCTCGTTAAATCCTGA
- a CDS encoding DUF1674 domain-containing protein, protein MSDPSPVPDRKPLTPAAQRALAEAEARRQAAAAHAEAAPKELQGPKGPEPTRYGDWERKGIASDF, encoded by the coding sequence ATGAGTGACCCATCTCCCGTTCCTGATCGCAAGCCGCTCACGCCGGCCGCCCAGCGCGCGCTGGCCGAAGCCGAGGCGCGCCGGCAGGCTGCCGCAGCCCACGCCGAGGCCGCACCGAAGGAGTTGCAGGGGCCGAAAGGACCCGAGCCCACCCGCTACGGCGACTGGGAACGCAAGGGTATCGCCTCCGACTTCTAG
- the cysC gene encoding adenylyl-sulfate kinase — MSYHEAPTIAAADAPRLEQGDRPTLRFVTCGSVDDGKSTLVGRLLYDSKTLLDDQLDALASESKTVGTTGGGLDFALLVDGLQAEREQGITIDVAYRFFATKLRRFIVADTPGHAQYTRNMATGASNADLAVVLVDARKGVITQTRRHSHILSLLGIRHVVLAVNKMDLIGFDGDRFAAITAEYLTMAGQLGISQVQCIPVVAPDGDNIVAASTRMPWYTGPTVTTYLESVDVTGDVSQRAFRLPVQWVNRPHAEFRGFCGRIASGTIAAGETVTVQPSGRRTHVARILTPGGECERAAAGESVTLTLTDEIDVSRGDVLTAGPAPLVSDQLAAHLVWFDDEAMAAGRRYVLKCGTASTGAVITTLKHRIAIDTMAQESAATLGANQIGYVHLNLDRPLVFEAYRDDRELGSFVLVDPISHRTAAAGMIDLSLRRATNIHWQRLAVDKSVRARLKQQRPCVLWFTGLSGAGKSTIADLVDRRLAELGRHAALLDGDNLRHGINRDLGFSNAERMENVRRAAEIAALFVDAGMIALVALISPFRSERELARHRVEAGEFIEIHVATPLAECERRDPKGLYRKARAGELPAFTGIDHPYEAPQSPEITIDTSELSTDAACERIIRYLRDNHYL, encoded by the coding sequence ATGTCCTATCACGAGGCTCCCACGATCGCCGCCGCGGACGCGCCGCGGCTCGAACAGGGCGATCGCCCGACCCTGCGCTTCGTCACCTGCGGCAGCGTCGATGACGGCAAGAGCACGCTGGTCGGCCGCCTGCTCTACGATTCCAAGACACTGCTCGACGACCAGCTCGACGCGCTCGCCTCGGAGAGCAAGACGGTCGGCACCACCGGCGGCGGTCTCGACTTCGCACTGCTGGTCGACGGCTTGCAGGCCGAACGCGAGCAGGGCATCACGATCGACGTCGCCTACCGGTTCTTCGCCACCAAGCTGCGCCGCTTCATCGTCGCCGACACGCCGGGGCACGCGCAATATACGCGCAACATGGCGACCGGCGCCTCCAATGCCGACCTCGCCGTCGTGCTGGTCGACGCCCGCAAGGGCGTGATCACGCAGACGCGGCGCCACAGCCACATCCTGTCGCTGCTCGGTATCCGCCACGTCGTGCTCGCCGTGAACAAGATGGACCTGATCGGATTCGACGGGGACCGCTTTGCGGCCATCACCGCCGAATATCTGACCATGGCCGGGCAGCTCGGAATCTCGCAGGTCCAGTGCATCCCGGTCGTCGCGCCCGACGGCGACAACATCGTCGCCGCAAGCACGCGGATGCCCTGGTACACCGGACCGACGGTCACGACCTATCTGGAATCCGTGGACGTTACCGGCGACGTCTCGCAACGCGCCTTCCGTTTGCCGGTCCAATGGGTCAACCGGCCGCATGCGGAGTTTCGCGGCTTTTGCGGACGGATCGCCAGCGGAACGATCGCGGCCGGCGAGACCGTGACCGTGCAGCCGTCGGGCCGCCGCACGCACGTCGCGCGCATCCTCACGCCCGGCGGCGAGTGCGAGCGGGCTGCGGCGGGTGAATCAGTGACGCTCACATTGACCGACGAGATCGACGTCAGCCGCGGCGACGTGCTGACTGCGGGACCTGCACCGCTTGTCTCGGATCAGCTGGCCGCGCATCTCGTCTGGTTCGATGACGAGGCCATGGCCGCGGGCCGGCGCTACGTCCTCAAATGCGGCACGGCCTCGACCGGTGCGGTGATCACCACGCTCAAGCACCGCATCGCCATCGACACCATGGCGCAGGAGAGCGCCGCCACGCTCGGCGCCAACCAGATCGGCTACGTCCACCTCAATCTCGACCGCCCGCTGGTATTCGAGGCCTATCGCGACGACCGCGAATTGGGCAGCTTCGTTCTCGTCGATCCGATCAGCCACCGCACCGCCGCGGCGGGAATGATCGATCTTTCGCTGCGTCGCGCCACCAATATTCACTGGCAGCGGCTTGCGGTGGACAAATCCGTGCGGGCGCGGCTGAAGCAGCAGCGGCCCTGCGTGCTCTGGTTCACCGGACTCAGCGGCGCCGGCAAGTCCACCATCGCCGATCTCGTCGACCGCAGGCTTGCCGAGCTCGGCCGTCATGCTGCTCTGCTCGACGGCGACAATCTCCGCCACGGCATCAATCGCGACCTCGGCTTCTCCAACGCGGAGCGCATGGAGAACGTCCGGCGTGCTGCGGAGATCGCGGCGCTGTTCGTCGATGCCGGCATGATCGCGCTGGTCGCGCTGATCTCACCGTTCCGCAGTGAGCGCGAGCTCGCGCGCCACCGGGTCGAGGCGGGCGAGTTCATCGAGATCCATGTCGCGACCCCGCTCGCCGAATGCGAGCGTCGCGATCCCAAGGGGCTCTACCGCAAGGCGCGGGCGGGCGAATTGCCGGCGTTCACCGGCATCGACCATCCCTACGAGGCCCCGCAGTCGCCGGAAATCACCATCGACACGTCGGAACTATCGACCGACGCGGCCTGCGAACGCATCATCCGCTATCTCAGGGATAATCATTATCTGTAG
- the cysD gene encoding sulfate adenylyltransferase subunit CysD: MAAAPNAPDGAAIRSAASHLRRLEAESIHILRETAAEFRKPVMLYSIGKDSSVLLHLAMKAFNPGKPPFPLLHVDTTWKFREMIAFRDRRAHELGLDLIVHTNNDGLSQGIDPFTHGSARYTDVMKTQALRQALDLHGFDAAIGGARRDEEKSRAKERVFSHRSAAHRWDPKNQRPELWSLYNTMLAPGESMRVFPLSNWTELDIWDYILLEDIPIVPLYLAAKRPVVERDGALIMVDDERMPLRPNEEPRWRSVRFRTLGCYPLSGATISTAATLPDIVREMMASRSSERQGRMIDRDSPASMERKKAEGYF; the protein is encoded by the coding sequence ATGGCGGCGGCGCCCAACGCGCCGGACGGCGCTGCCATACGCAGCGCCGCCAGCCATCTTCGACGCCTCGAGGCGGAAAGCATCCACATCCTGCGGGAGACAGCGGCCGAGTTTCGCAAGCCGGTCATGCTGTATTCCATTGGGAAAGATTCCTCGGTGCTGCTGCATCTGGCGATGAAGGCATTCAATCCCGGCAAGCCGCCGTTTCCGCTGCTGCACGTCGACACCACCTGGAAGTTCCGCGAGATGATCGCGTTTCGCGACCGCCGCGCGCACGAGCTCGGCCTCGATCTGATCGTCCATACCAACAATGACGGCTTGAGCCAGGGCATCGACCCCTTCACCCACGGCTCGGCCCGCTACACCGATGTCATGAAGACACAGGCGTTGCGACAGGCGCTGGACCTTCACGGCTTCGACGCCGCGATCGGAGGGGCGCGGCGCGACGAGGAGAAGTCGCGCGCCAAGGAGCGCGTGTTCTCGCACCGGAGCGCGGCGCATCGCTGGGATCCGAAGAACCAGCGGCCGGAGCTGTGGAGCCTGTACAACACCATGCTCGCGCCCGGCGAGAGCATGCGGGTGTTTCCGCTGTCGAACTGGACCGAGCTCGACATCTGGGACTACATCCTGCTCGAGGACATCCCGATCGTTCCGCTTTATCTCGCAGCAAAACGACCGGTGGTCGAGCGCGACGGCGCGCTGATCATGGTGGACGACGAACGGATGCCGCTGCGCCCGAACGAAGAGCCGCGCTGGCGCTCCGTCCGGTTTCGCACCTTGGGTTGCTATCCTCTCAGCGGTGCAACGATCTCGACGGCGGCAACCCTGCCGGACATCGTGCGGGAGATGATGGCCTCACGCAGCTCCGAACGGCAGGGACGCATGATCGACCGCGACAGTCCCGCATCGATGGAACGCAAGAAGGCGGAAGGATATTTCTGA
- a CDS encoding FAD/NAD(P)-binding protein: MIISIVGGGATGITILRYLAELAASERDNGAISGIQLFDKSGFDGGVAYRTQSDRHLLNMKASTMSIRPGDAEEFLRWLRARGLSCHRGKHLPRMVYKDYLDSVRLAAIAQCRSAGVPVHVEHAEIVRMRFSPDRDVLLTTDRNITHISSTLILCTGHNGPADHYDLAGHLNYIRDPYAPFAFADRGDVEVGILGSGLSAVDTVAALAKTHQAVRMTCLSRSGLFPTVQPATIPAIATDFRDALDRYVTSRERIEADAFAARLSELLLETTGIRCDLSCRNVGGDALADLEHNIARAETGEPNVYSYLVSVIDVMCGAWSRMSDAEKMRFMKVYNSGWLRNRSAMPLENAIRIRDLMRSGRLSARARLRDVTGIGSRFRAILGDGDHYDVDYVIDATGPSYRLDASPLYRDMQRQGLVAFDPVGGIRCGYEDSRVHDRHGTPYPNVYAVGGPTKGAHFYAAAVDINLRRAQIVVDSILNPKGQQMSTITTSVEETDRLADLVRHDHPSLDTMVLAPDGKYQNRPAALDELMWEVRDCLGETFRRWSPADFPTLYCAWGRCRVGSTALTNLFGVAGMPSYFQPVKVVLRHRLLGNAGEPWAMPTAAEQPHIFSKEMAGPYVLTESLFLPLQPLIEAGWPAEKLHMIMLDRDPASSLASWLEKWSDRVPEDRLIQNYVISSLNARRVESYARRHGVPVTHYVYEASKDATGSVRKLFDRLGLGERFTESAVTDWKERGQIETKGSGVTFLSEPKIYTVVGLHGSDTAYRYRTRKTASLSDAQLQIIERYGIDDMYRASVDACVRDLSLDTDTAARLFGDAMVTAA, translated from the coding sequence ATGATCATCAGCATTGTCGGCGGCGGCGCAACCGGCATCACGATCTTGCGTTATCTGGCGGAGCTCGCCGCATCGGAGCGAGACAACGGCGCGATCAGCGGAATTCAGCTCTTCGACAAGTCCGGCTTCGATGGTGGGGTCGCCTATCGCACGCAGAGCGATCGTCATCTGCTCAACATGAAAGCGTCGACGATGTCGATCCGTCCGGGCGACGCGGAGGAGTTTCTGCGCTGGCTTCGGGCCCGCGGCCTCTCGTGCCATCGCGGCAAGCATTTGCCGCGGATGGTCTACAAAGACTACCTCGACTCGGTGCGACTGGCCGCGATCGCGCAATGCCGCAGCGCCGGCGTGCCTGTTCATGTCGAACATGCCGAAATCGTCCGCATGCGATTCTCGCCGGATCGCGATGTGCTGCTGACGACCGACCGCAACATCACGCATATCTCGTCCACGCTGATCCTCTGCACCGGTCACAACGGGCCCGCCGATCATTACGATCTGGCCGGACACCTGAACTACATTCGCGATCCCTACGCCCCATTCGCCTTTGCGGATCGCGGCGACGTCGAGGTCGGCATCCTCGGAAGCGGACTCAGCGCGGTCGACACCGTGGCGGCACTGGCCAAGACCCATCAAGCCGTCAGGATGACCTGCCTCTCCAGAAGCGGCTTGTTTCCCACGGTGCAGCCCGCGACGATTCCCGCGATCGCGACCGACTTCCGCGACGCCCTCGATCGCTATGTGACCAGCCGTGAGCGGATCGAAGCGGATGCTTTTGCCGCCCGCCTTTCCGAGCTGCTGCTGGAGACCACCGGGATTCGTTGCGATCTGTCTTGCCGCAACGTCGGCGGCGATGCGTTGGCCGATCTCGAGCACAACATCGCCCGAGCCGAGACTGGCGAGCCCAACGTCTACTCCTATCTCGTCAGCGTCATCGACGTGATGTGCGGCGCCTGGAGCCGGATGAGCGACGCCGAGAAAATGCGCTTCATGAAAGTCTACAATTCCGGCTGGCTTCGCAACCGTTCGGCGATGCCGCTGGAGAACGCAATCCGTATCCGTGACCTGATGCGGTCGGGCAGGCTATCGGCCCGCGCAAGGCTGCGCGACGTAACCGGCATCGGCAGCCGGTTTCGCGCGATCCTGGGCGACGGCGATCACTACGACGTCGATTACGTCATCGACGCGACAGGGCCGTCCTACCGGCTCGACGCCAGCCCGCTCTATCGGGACATGCAGCGACAGGGGCTCGTCGCGTTCGACCCGGTCGGCGGAATTCGCTGCGGCTACGAGGACAGCCGAGTCCACGATCGCCACGGCACACCCTATCCGAACGTCTACGCGGTCGGTGGCCCCACCAAGGGCGCGCACTTCTACGCTGCCGCCGTCGACATCAACCTGCGCCGTGCGCAGATCGTGGTCGATTCGATCCTCAACCCGAAAGGTCAGCAGATGAGCACCATCACGACGTCAGTCGAAGAAACCGACCGCCTCGCCGATCTCGTTCGTCACGACCATCCCTCGCTCGACACGATGGTCCTTGCACCGGACGGCAAATACCAGAACAGGCCTGCGGCGCTCGATGAGCTGATGTGGGAGGTGCGGGACTGCCTCGGCGAAACGTTCCGGCGCTGGAGCCCTGCGGATTTCCCGACGCTCTATTGCGCGTGGGGCCGCTGCCGCGTGGGCTCGACCGCGCTCACCAATCTGTTCGGCGTCGCCGGAATGCCGTCCTACTTCCAGCCGGTGAAGGTCGTGCTGCGCCATCGGCTCCTTGGAAATGCGGGCGAGCCCTGGGCCATGCCGACGGCGGCGGAGCAGCCGCATATTTTCAGCAAGGAAATGGCCGGGCCCTATGTGCTGACCGAAAGCCTATTCCTGCCGCTCCAGCCGCTGATCGAAGCCGGCTGGCCGGCCGAGAAGCTTCACATGATCATGCTCGACCGCGATCCCGCCAGTTCGCTCGCATCCTGGCTCGAGAAATGGTCGGACCGCGTTCCAGAGGATCGCCTGATCCAGAATTACGTGATCTCCTCGCTGAATGCGCGTCGCGTCGAGAGCTATGCAAGGCGGCACGGCGTGCCGGTCACGCACTACGTCTATGAAGCCAGCAAGGACGCGACCGGATCGGTGCGAAAGCTGTTCGACCGGCTTGGCCTTGGCGAACGCTTCACCGAAAGCGCCGTCACCGACTGGAAGGAGCGCGGACAGATCGAAACGAAGGGATCTGGCGTGACCTTCCTCAGCGAGCCCAAGATCTACACCGTGGTCGGCCTTCACGGATCGGACACTGCCTATCGTTACCGGACCCGCAAGACGGCATCGCTGAGCGATGCCCAGCTCCAGATCATCGAACGCTACGGCATCGACGACATGTACCGCGCCTCGGTCGACGCCTGCGTCCGCGACCTCTCGCTGGACACCGACACCGCAGCGCGCCTGTTCGGCGATGCCATGGTCACCGCCGCATGA
- a CDS encoding methyl-accepting chemotaxis protein, which yields MASFKFRIGTKLGLTASAGVLLVGGMLANQLVRNGQIAELSELVVINTANKANAQGAELAVTRARLAVAEIGSASSADVLAKHLETLRGSIANATTEIDAALNRSKRAEAKELCREVKTLLEASLKAGSDLGQARGTAIAEFAAANQIEDAWNKAIEKLLASPALAASQSRLSIEVALREADSSFKAVSAADWHFTATGDVEQKDRIGGRADAMLRVLKQARQSAGDKDIADGVDALTALAGRFKAATGAAVKAEETKTRVFEERVLPAAREITTRVDKLVSANNEYMALRQNQLMAALQQATQVSLAVGVLVILVLAGSALFSVLNIARPIRRIGDVLLQLAGGNKAVEIPYTARGDEVGDNARAARTFRDNLIRIEQMEAEQKDQEAAAAARRKQEMIRLAGAFEDAVGGIINSVSVASQQLESAAGTLSGTAEETEQLSGMVAAASEEASANVGAVASAAEEMSASVVEIGRQVHDSSRIAGDAVKQAERTDARINELLKAAGRIGDVVKLITAIAEQTNLLALNATIEAARAGESGRGFAVVASEVKALAAQTAKATDEIGAQIAGMQTATEDSVGAIKEIGATISRISDISTTIAATIEEQGAATAEIARNVSEAAKGTVEVADKIAQVSHGASATGSASTQVLASARSLSTESGRLKNEVAKFLDTVRAA from the coding sequence ATGGCATCGTTCAAGTTTCGCATCGGTACAAAGCTGGGATTAACCGCGAGTGCGGGGGTTCTTCTCGTCGGCGGCATGCTGGCCAATCAGCTCGTCAGGAACGGGCAGATCGCGGAACTGAGCGAGCTGGTGGTCATCAACACCGCCAACAAGGCCAATGCCCAGGGCGCCGAGCTCGCAGTGACCCGCGCACGCCTGGCCGTGGCGGAGATCGGATCCGCATCCTCCGCCGACGTGCTCGCCAAACATCTCGAAACATTGCGCGGCTCCATCGCCAATGCCACGACCGAAATAGACGCCGCGTTGAATCGGTCCAAGCGCGCCGAGGCCAAAGAGCTCTGTCGCGAGGTGAAGACCCTGCTCGAGGCCTCCCTGAAGGCGGGCAGCGATCTCGGCCAAGCCCGTGGCACCGCCATCGCAGAATTCGCCGCGGCCAACCAGATCGAGGACGCCTGGAACAAGGCGATCGAGAAATTGCTCGCATCGCCGGCGCTCGCCGCATCGCAGAGCCGTCTCAGCATCGAGGTCGCGTTGCGCGAAGCCGACTCGTCCTTCAAGGCGGTCAGTGCCGCCGATTGGCATTTCACGGCAACGGGTGACGTCGAGCAGAAAGATCGTATCGGCGGACGTGCCGACGCGATGCTCCGTGTCCTGAAACAGGCGCGCCAATCCGCCGGCGACAAGGATATCGCGGACGGGGTCGACGCGCTGACGGCCCTCGCGGGACGCTTCAAGGCAGCGACCGGCGCTGCCGTGAAGGCGGAGGAGACCAAGACGCGCGTGTTCGAAGAGCGGGTGCTTCCGGCCGCCCGGGAAATCACGACGCGCGTCGACAAGCTGGTCTCCGCCAACAACGAATACATGGCCCTGCGGCAGAACCAGCTCATGGCCGCGCTGCAGCAGGCGACCCAGGTCAGCCTGGCCGTCGGGGTCCTCGTGATCCTGGTCCTGGCCGGCTCGGCGCTGTTTTCGGTGCTGAACATCGCCCGGCCGATCCGTCGCATCGGCGACGTGCTGTTGCAACTCGCCGGCGGCAACAAGGCCGTGGAGATTCCCTATACGGCCCGCGGTGACGAGGTCGGCGACAACGCTCGTGCGGCCCGCACCTTCAGGGACAATCTGATCCGCATCGAGCAGATGGAGGCCGAGCAGAAGGATCAGGAGGCCGCGGCCGCCGCACGGCGCAAGCAGGAGATGATCCGGCTGGCAGGCGCGTTCGAGGACGCAGTCGGCGGCATCATCAATTCGGTTTCGGTCGCCTCGCAGCAGCTCGAATCCGCCGCCGGCACGCTGTCGGGAACGGCAGAAGAGACCGAGCAGCTTTCCGGAATGGTCGCGGCGGCGTCCGAAGAAGCCTCCGCCAACGTCGGTGCCGTGGCATCCGCCGCCGAGGAAATGAGCGCGTCGGTCGTCGAGATCGGCCGCCAGGTCCATGATTCCAGCCGCATCGCCGGCGACGCGGTGAAGCAGGCCGAGCGCACCGACGCCCGGATCAACGAATTGCTCAAGGCCGCCGGCCGTATCGGCGACGTCGTCAAATTGATCACCGCGATCGCGGAGCAGACCAACCTGCTGGCTCTGAATGCCACCATCGAAGCGGCACGCGCCGGCGAGTCCGGCCGCGGGTTTGCGGTGGTTGCCAGCGAGGTCAAGGCACTGGCGGCGCAGACGGCGAAAGCGACCGATGAAATCGGCGCGCAGATCGCCGGCATGCAGACCGCGACGGAAGACTCCGTCGGCGCCATCAAGGAGATCGGCGCGACCATCTCCAGGATTTCGGACATCTCGACGACCATTGCGGCCACCATCGAGGAACAGGGGGCTGCGACGGCCGAGATTGCACGCAACGTCAGCGAAGCCGCCAAGGGAACGGTCGAGGTCGCTGACAAGATTGCCCAGGTCAGTCATGGCGCCAGCGCCACCGGTTCGGCGTCGACGCAAGTGCTCGCATCCGCGCGCTCACTCTCGACCGAGAGTGGCCGCCTCAAGAACGAGGTCGCGAAATTCCTCGACACGGTGCGGGCCGCCTGA